A window of Acidobacteriota bacterium contains these coding sequences:
- the udk gene encoding uridine kinase gives MSTRSVVIGVAGGSGSGKTTVVRRIVESLGNDQVTLLEHDRYYRDRSELRLEERAALNYDHPDSLETDLMVRHLHELREGRSVEVPTYDFARYARMATTETAQPRRVIIVEGILIFADPALRALLDVKVFVDADDDIRFIRRLTRDVAERGRTMESVVEQYQSTVKPMHLEFVEPSKRYADVIVPQGGHNTVAINMLLTLIRSLAGR, from the coding sequence ATGTCCACACGATCGGTCGTCATCGGCGTCGCGGGCGGATCGGGCTCAGGCAAGACGACGGTGGTACGCCGCATTGTCGAGAGCCTGGGCAACGATCAGGTCACCCTGCTCGAACATGATCGGTACTACCGCGATCGAAGCGAACTTCGCCTCGAGGAACGGGCGGCGCTCAACTACGATCATCCGGACTCGCTCGAAACCGATCTGATGGTGCGCCACCTTCACGAACTGCGTGAGGGCCGCAGCGTTGAGGTGCCGACGTACGACTTCGCGCGCTACGCCCGGATGGCGACCACCGAGACGGCGCAGCCGCGGCGGGTCATTATCGTGGAGGGCATCCTGATCTTTGCCGACCCGGCCCTGCGCGCCCTGCTGGACGTCAAGGTCTTCGTGGACGCCGACGACGACATCCGTTTTATCCGGCGCCTCACCAGGGACGTCGCTGAACGCGGGCGGACGATGGAGTCGGTGGTCGAGCAGTATCAGTCAACGGTCAAGCCGATGCATCTGGAATTTGTCGAGCCGAGCAAGCGGTACGCCGACGTGATCGTGCCGCAGGGCGGGCACAACACCGTGGCGATCAACATGCTGCTCACGCTCATCCGAAGCCTGGCGGGACGCTAG
- the aat gene encoding leucyl/phenylalanyl-tRNA--protein transferase, translated as MLQASLLVAAYEAGYFPMAQDSGEIHWYSPDPRGILPIEAFHPSRRLLRVVRSGRFDVTVDHAFRDVMLACAADRDDGTWINGEIVDSYCALHARGLAHSIEAWHEGALAGGLYGVSLRGAFFGESMFHRVTDGSKVALWRLCGILRACGYRLLDVQWLTPFLATMGAVEIPRDLYLTELQASMQLDCRFDERT; from the coding sequence ATGCTGCAGGCGTCGTTGCTGGTCGCCGCCTACGAGGCCGGCTACTTCCCGATGGCGCAGGATAGCGGCGAGATCCACTGGTACTCGCCCGACCCCCGCGGCATCCTCCCGATCGAGGCATTTCATCCGTCGCGGCGGCTGCTGAGAGTGGTCCGGTCCGGTCGGTTCGACGTGACGGTGGACCACGCCTTCCGGGACGTCATGCTGGCCTGCGCCGCCGACCGCGATGACGGCACCTGGATCAACGGCGAGATTGTCGACAGCTACTGCGCGCTGCACGCACGCGGCCTCGCGCACTCGATCGAAGCCTGGCACGAGGGCGCGCTCGCTGGCGGCCTCTACGGAGTCAGCTTGCGCGGCGCGTTCTTTGGCGAGTCGATGTTTCACCGCGTGACCGACGGATCGAAGGTGGCGCTGTGGCGCCTGTGCGGTATCCTGAGGGCGTGCGGCTATCGTCTGCTCGACGTCCAGTGGCTGACGCCGTTTCTGGCCACAATGGGCGCGGTGGAGATTCCGCGTGACCTCTACCTGACCGAGCTCCAGGCCTCCATGCAGCTCGATTGCCGGTTCGACGAGCGAACGTGA
- the udp gene encoding uridine phosphorylase, giving the protein MPPRTVYHLNINSDDIERATVALLPGAPGRVEALARTAPFARSRELAFKREYRTWIAYLGVTPVLVTSTGIGGPSASIAIDELAQLGIRTFLRVGTTGAIQPDVDVGTVIVTTGAVRLDGASTHYAPIEYPAVADHEVVEAAIAAARALGVPHRTGISASCDTFYPGQERYDSYSGYVPRRFQGITEEWRRLHVLNYEMESSTVLTLCAAMGLRGGCVSGVVVNRAHSEVVSMDGLKAGEANAVRVAVGAIERLVAQAGERS; this is encoded by the coding sequence ATGCCGCCGCGTACCGTCTACCACCTGAATATCAACTCGGACGACATCGAGCGGGCGACGGTCGCGCTGCTGCCGGGTGCCCCGGGACGCGTCGAGGCACTTGCCAGGACGGCGCCCTTCGCGCGCAGCCGCGAACTCGCCTTCAAGCGTGAGTACCGGACCTGGATCGCCTATCTGGGTGTCACACCAGTGCTGGTGACCTCGACAGGGATTGGCGGGCCGTCGGCCTCGATCGCCATCGACGAGCTGGCGCAACTCGGTATTCGGACGTTTCTGCGGGTCGGCACCACCGGGGCCATCCAGCCCGATGTCGACGTCGGCACGGTCATCGTTACCACGGGAGCCGTTCGGCTCGACGGCGCGTCCACGCACTACGCGCCGATTGAGTACCCGGCGGTGGCCGACCACGAGGTTGTGGAGGCGGCGATTGCCGCGGCGCGCGCCCTCGGCGTGCCCCATCGGACCGGCATCAGTGCCTCGTGCGATACGTTCTACCCGGGGCAGGAGCGGTACGACTCCTACTCGGGATACGTTCCGAGGCGGTTTCAGGGCATTACGGAGGAATGGCGCAGGCTGCACGTCCTCAACTACGAGATGGAGTCGTCTACGGTGTTGACGCTCTGCGCCGCGATGGGTCTGCGTGGCGGTTGCGTCTCCGGGGTGGTGGTCAATCGCGCACACAGTGAGGTGGTATCGATGGACGGTCTCAAGGCGGGCGAAGCCAACGCCGTCAGGGTGGCGGTTGGCGCCATCGAGCGCCTCGTGGCGCAGGCGGGTGAGCGGTCATGA
- a CDS encoding VWA domain-containing protein, with protein sequence MFRTATTAVTICLVSATLAGQPPPPATQPLQQVPPITFRSEVSYVEVDAVVVDARGNFVRTLGQGDFQVFEDGKPQKVSAFSLVDIPVERTEQPAFLGRAVEPDVRSNAKAPDGRMYVLLLDDIHTDFRRTGQVRRTAKQFVDRFLGANDLAAVVHASGRADAGQDFTNNKRLLDRAIDQFSGRKLRSATLNKIDDVLMKRNTPMAGSSAPADPEEQERAYNARSLLSTMANLAEYMSAIHGRRKAIVLLSEGIDYDINRPIEMSEASTIRQETADAIGAATRANINIYALDPRGLTYAGGDDINLIGLPSDDPNANTLGMTSLYGEIRLSQDSLRTLADETGGFAVTATNDTAGQLQKIVDDNSAYYVLGYYPTNERRDGRYRKLDVRLTRPGLIVHARKGYVAPSGKAPSARKADATNTTSPAVRDALNSPLQTTGLTLSMFAAPFRGPSPNATLTIVAQFSGQDLAFTEKDGKFTNLVDLSYILVDPQGKVVAGNKDSITMGLKPETYRQVRRVGFRFQSKVDVPPGRYSLRLAVHESGGRVGSVFDDLVVPDFSKEPLTMSGLVVTSATAGQVPTAGTSDLRNLLPAPPTTAREFASSDQLAVLAEVYDNLGAQSHAVEITTTLRSDGGRTVFSHTERRQNSELAGARGGYGYTSTVPLTDLVPGLYVLKVEARASLGKPMSVAREVQFRIVPS encoded by the coding sequence GTGTTCAGAACCGCGACAACGGCCGTCACGATTTGTCTCGTTTCCGCAACGCTGGCCGGCCAGCCGCCGCCGCCAGCCACCCAGCCATTGCAGCAGGTTCCGCCCATCACGTTCCGATCGGAAGTCAGCTACGTCGAAGTCGACGCGGTCGTGGTTGACGCGCGGGGGAACTTCGTCCGGACGCTCGGCCAGGGTGATTTCCAGGTCTTCGAGGACGGCAAGCCGCAGAAGGTGTCGGCGTTCTCGCTGGTGGACATCCCGGTCGAACGCACCGAGCAACCGGCGTTTCTCGGCCGCGCCGTGGAACCCGACGTTCGCTCGAACGCGAAAGCACCCGACGGCCGGATGTACGTCCTGCTCCTCGACGACATCCACACCGACTTCCGTCGAACAGGTCAGGTGCGGCGGACCGCGAAGCAGTTCGTGGACAGGTTTCTTGGCGCCAACGATCTCGCGGCGGTGGTTCATGCCAGCGGCCGCGCCGACGCCGGTCAGGACTTCACCAACAACAAGCGTCTGCTCGATCGGGCGATTGACCAGTTCTCCGGGCGCAAGCTCCGCTCTGCCACGCTCAACAAGATCGACGACGTCCTGATGAAGAGAAATACGCCAATGGCGGGGAGCAGCGCGCCGGCCGACCCGGAGGAACAGGAACGCGCGTACAATGCGCGCTCGCTGCTTTCGACGATGGCCAACCTGGCCGAGTACATGTCCGCGATCCACGGCCGGCGCAAAGCCATCGTGCTGCTGAGCGAAGGCATCGACTACGACATCAACCGTCCGATAGAAATGTCCGAGGCGTCCACGATCAGGCAGGAGACCGCCGATGCGATTGGCGCCGCGACCCGGGCCAATATCAACATCTACGCGCTCGATCCGCGAGGCCTGACCTATGCAGGTGGTGATGACATCAACCTGATCGGCCTGCCGTCCGACGATCCCAACGCGAATACCCTCGGGATGACCTCGCTCTACGGCGAGATTCGCCTGTCGCAGGACAGCCTCAGAACCCTGGCCGATGAGACTGGCGGCTTTGCCGTGACGGCCACGAACGACACCGCCGGCCAGCTGCAGAAGATCGTTGATGACAACAGTGCCTACTACGTGCTCGGGTACTACCCGACCAACGAACGGCGCGACGGCCGGTACAGAAAGCTCGATGTCCGGTTGACGCGTCCCGGCCTGATCGTGCATGCCCGCAAGGGCTATGTCGCGCCCTCGGGAAAAGCGCCGTCCGCCAGGAAAGCCGACGCAACCAACACGACGTCTCCCGCCGTGCGGGACGCGCTGAACAGCCCGCTCCAGACAACGGGATTGACCCTGTCGATGTTCGCCGCGCCGTTCAGGGGGCCGTCGCCCAACGCCACGCTGACGATCGTCGCGCAGTTCAGCGGCCAGGATCTCGCCTTCACCGAGAAGGACGGCAAGTTCACCAACCTCGTCGATCTGTCCTACATCCTGGTCGACCCGCAGGGAAAGGTCGTCGCCGGGAACAAGGACAGCATCACCATGGGCCTCAAGCCTGAGACCTACCGGCAGGTCAGGCGAGTGGGCTTCCGGTTTCAGTCAAAGGTGGACGTGCCGCCCGGGCGCTACTCGCTGAGGCTCGCCGTGCACGAGAGCGGCGGGCGCGTCGGTTCGGTGTTTGACGACCTGGTGGTGCCAGACTTCTCGAAGGAGCCGCTGACGATGAGCGGGCTGGTCGTGACGTCGGCAACCGCGGGGCAGGTCCCGACCGCCGGGACGTCGGACTTGCGCAACCTCTTGCCGGCGCCGCCCACCACGGCGCGGGAGTTTGCGTCGAGCGATCAGCTCGCCGTCCTGGCCGAGGTCTACGACAATCTCGGCGCGCAGTCGCATGCGGTCGAGATCACGACCACGCTGCGATCTGACGGTGGAAGGACCGTCTTCAGCCACACGGAGCGACGACAGAACTCAGAATTGGCGGGGGCGCGGGGCGGCTACGGTTATACGTCGACGGTGCCGTTGACCGACCTGGTGCCTGGACTGTACGTGCTGAAAGTGGAGGCGCGGGCGAGCTTGGGCAAACCCATGAGCGTCGCCCGCGAAGTCCAGTTCCGGATCGTGCCGTCCTAG
- a CDS encoding P1 family peptidase, with protein sequence MDLAAQPARPRARDLGIAPGVLAPGPLNAITDVAGVRVGHTTLLQGDSVRTGVTAVLPHAGNLFQDKVAGAVFVGNAFGKLAGSTQVDELGTIETPIVLTNTLAVGVAVDAVVAWTLAQPGNADVGSVNALVGETNDGGLNDIRGRHVTREHVTAAIASARGGAVDEGSVGAGTGTQCFGWKGGIGSSSRLVPAPAGPGAQPASAYTVGVLVQTNFGGVLMMDGLPVGKALGRHAFAPARPGAAASDPADGSCMIVVATDAPLDARDLKRLAARAAFGLARTGSSYSNGSGDFAIAFTTAPALRSRFGARLPVARTILPTDGVSGLFEAALEATEEAVYNSLLRATTVTAGTRTVEALPIDRVRELLATYRHSPK encoded by the coding sequence ATGGACCTCGCCGCGCAACCAGCCCGGCCACGGGCCCGGGACCTCGGCATCGCGCCTGGCGTGCTGGCGCCGGGACCGCTCAATGCCATCACCGATGTTGCGGGCGTCCGCGTCGGTCATACGACGCTCCTGCAGGGCGACTCGGTTCGGACGGGTGTGACGGCCGTTCTGCCGCACGCCGGAAATCTGTTCCAGGACAAGGTGGCCGGCGCGGTATTCGTCGGCAACGCGTTTGGCAAGCTCGCCGGATCGACGCAGGTCGATGAACTGGGCACGATCGAAACACCCATCGTGCTGACCAACACCCTCGCGGTCGGTGTGGCGGTCGACGCGGTGGTCGCGTGGACCCTTGCTCAGCCTGGCAATGCCGATGTGGGCTCGGTGAATGCGCTGGTCGGCGAAACCAATGACGGCGGCCTGAACGACATCCGCGGCCGTCACGTCACGCGGGAGCACGTCACGGCGGCGATTGCATCGGCCCGCGGGGGCGCTGTCGACGAGGGATCCGTGGGCGCCGGTACCGGGACTCAGTGTTTCGGGTGGAAAGGCGGCATTGGCTCGTCGTCTCGGCTCGTGCCCGCGCCAGCCGGCCCTGGCGCGCAGCCCGCCAGCGCCTACACGGTGGGCGTGCTCGTACAGACGAATTTCGGCGGCGTGCTGATGATGGATGGGCTGCCTGTCGGCAAGGCCCTCGGCCGCCATGCCTTCGCGCCAGCCCGGCCCGGCGCGGCCGCGTCCGATCCGGCCGACGGTTCCTGCATGATCGTGGTCGCCACCGACGCGCCGCTCGACGCGCGCGATCTCAAGCGGCTCGCCGCCCGCGCCGCTTTCGGCCTCGCGCGCACAGGCTCGTCCTACAGCAACGGCAGCGGTGATTTTGCGATTGCGTTCACGACCGCGCCGGCCTTACGGAGCCGATTCGGCGCCCGTCTGCCGGTGGCCCGGACCATTCTGCCGACCGACGGCGTCTCCGGATTGTTCGAGGCCGCCCTCGAGGCCACCGAAGAGGCGGTGTATAACTCGCTGCTGCGCGCGACGACGGTAACGGCGGGCACGCGGACGGTCGAAGCCCTTCCAATCGACCGGGTCCGCGAGCTGCTGGCGACCTACCGGCATTCGCCGAAATAG
- the glgP gene encoding alpha-glucan family phosphorylase: MTSSLPPVPDRIKDIGDLASDIWWSWNDQARELFRRLDYQLWRSTAHNPVKILRLITPERLEEVSRDRTFLAIYDDMIRGLREARAAKETWWAHTKNGHPVGAIAYFSAEFALHKSLPIYAGGLGVLAGDICKEASDLGLPFVGVGFMYPQGYFHQKVTADGWQLEASEKLDWNDAPIEPALRPDGEPCIVEVPLADRTLKVAAWHVRAGHVSLYLLDTDIEGNPAWDRELSARLYSGNQETRIQQEIVLGLGGVRVLKAMGLAPSLYHLNEGHAAFVVLQRLWDLEERGASFDEALAEVRRTTVFTTHTPLPAGHDAFPFHLIETFIGPARPDLRGWRERFLALGTFDNGLGPMFNMTALAMRSASAINAVSKTHGEVTRNMWTGLWPGMPTDQIPIRHVTNGVHVGTWLATHMAQLFDRTLGSRWRDRIDEPEFWDRVLDIPDEELMAVRFQLRADLFQFIRDRARSRWGAQHDSAAQVVAAGTLLDPRALTIGFARRFTAYKRPELIFHDPKRLAAIVNGFRRPVQLVFAGKAHPADETGKHHLQQVYTKATDPAFGGRVAFVDDYNLHVAHYLVHGCDVWLNNPRKPLEASGTSGMKAAINGVPHLSIGDGWWAEGFHGSNGWLIDGHATGTDPAAQDAADADALYDLLETRIVPAFYDRDANDLPRAWVQVVKQSIRSAMPAFTTRRMVKQYVEEMYGPMMGLGKRDGQPPV, encoded by the coding sequence ATGACGTCTTCGCTTCCGCCTGTTCCCGACCGAATCAAGGACATCGGCGATCTGGCCTCCGACATCTGGTGGAGCTGGAACGACCAGGCACGAGAGCTGTTCAGGCGACTCGACTACCAGTTGTGGCGTTCGACGGCCCACAACCCGGTGAAGATTCTGCGCCTGATCACGCCGGAGCGTCTCGAGGAGGTCTCGCGCGACCGCACGTTTCTCGCCATCTACGACGACATGATCCGCGGGTTGCGCGAGGCGCGTGCCGCCAAGGAGACGTGGTGGGCGCACACGAAGAACGGGCATCCGGTCGGCGCCATCGCGTACTTCTCTGCCGAGTTCGCGCTCCACAAGTCGCTGCCGATCTATGCCGGCGGGCTCGGTGTGCTGGCCGGTGACATCTGCAAGGAAGCCAGCGACCTCGGGCTGCCGTTTGTCGGCGTGGGCTTCATGTATCCCCAGGGGTACTTCCATCAGAAGGTGACGGCGGACGGCTGGCAACTCGAGGCCTCCGAGAAGCTCGACTGGAACGACGCCCCGATCGAGCCGGCCCTTCGACCCGACGGCGAGCCGTGCATCGTGGAGGTGCCGCTCGCCGATCGCACGCTGAAGGTGGCGGCCTGGCACGTTCGCGCGGGCCACGTGTCGCTCTACCTGCTCGACACCGATATCGAGGGAAATCCCGCCTGGGATCGCGAGCTGTCGGCGCGTCTGTACAGCGGGAACCAGGAAACGCGCATCCAGCAGGAAATCGTGCTTGGCCTCGGCGGCGTCCGCGTGCTCAAGGCCATGGGGCTCGCGCCGTCGCTCTACCACCTGAACGAGGGGCACGCGGCATTCGTCGTGCTCCAGCGACTCTGGGACCTGGAGGAGCGAGGGGCCTCGTTCGACGAGGCGCTGGCCGAGGTCCGCAGAACGACCGTCTTCACGACGCACACACCCCTGCCGGCCGGCCACGACGCGTTCCCGTTTCATCTCATCGAGACCTTCATCGGGCCGGCCCGTCCCGACCTGCGGGGATGGCGCGAGCGTTTCCTGGCGCTTGGCACCTTCGACAACGGACTTGGGCCGATGTTCAACATGACGGCCCTGGCCATGCGCTCGGCGTCTGCCATTAACGCCGTGAGCAAGACCCACGGCGAGGTCACCAGGAACATGTGGACGGGCCTCTGGCCTGGCATGCCAACCGATCAGATTCCGATCCGGCACGTCACCAACGGCGTCCACGTCGGCACGTGGCTGGCCACGCACATGGCGCAGTTGTTCGACCGCACGCTCGGATCCCGCTGGCGCGATCGGATCGACGAGCCGGAGTTCTGGGACCGCGTGCTCGACATCCCGGACGAGGAACTGATGGCCGTCCGGTTCCAGCTCCGCGCCGATCTGTTTCAGTTCATCAGGGATCGGGCCCGATCGCGCTGGGGCGCGCAGCACGACAGCGCCGCCCAGGTCGTGGCTGCCGGGACCCTGCTCGATCCGCGAGCGCTGACGATCGGCTTTGCCAGGCGGTTCACCGCGTACAAACGGCCCGAGCTCATCTTCCACGATCCGAAGCGTCTGGCGGCGATCGTGAACGGCTTCCGGCGGCCGGTGCAATTGGTCTTCGCCGGCAAGGCCCACCCGGCCGACGAGACCGGCAAGCACCACCTGCAGCAGGTCTACACGAAAGCCACCGATCCGGCATTCGGCGGCCGCGTCGCGTTTGTCGACGACTACAACCTGCACGTCGCCCATTACCTCGTCCACGGCTGCGATGTCTGGCTCAACAACCCCCGAAAGCCGCTCGAGGCCAGCGGCACCAGCGGCATGAAGGCGGCGATCAACGGGGTCCCTCACCTGAGCATCGGCGACGGATGGTGGGCCGAAGGCTTCCACGGGTCGAACGGGTGGCTCATCGACGGCCACGCGACCGGGACGGATCCGGCGGCACAGGATGCGGCCGACGCCGATGCCCTCTACGATCTGCTCGAGACGCGGATCGTTCCGGCCTTCTACGATCGCGATGCGAACGATCTGCCGCGCGCGTGGGTCCAGGTGGTCAAGCAGTCCATCCGGTCGGCGATGCCGGCGTTCACGACCCGGCGGATGGTGAAACAGTACGTAGAAGAGATGTACGGCCCGATGATGGGGCTCGGGAAGCGCGACGGCCAGCCGCCCGTCTGA
- a CDS encoding N(4)-(beta-N-acetylglucosaminyl)-L-asparaginase, which yields MIRKVNRREFVLSGAAAVAAVATVTPDVVMGQAPTMIVKKTVKPVVVSSANGNRFKNGGDVTGVEKAFKLITGGSDVLDALIAGVNLCELDPTDTSVGYGGLPNANGIVQLDSSVMHGPKERAGAVACIEGVRTPSLVAKAVAEMTDHHLIAGKGAQDFARSLGFTIEDDLNTEKSRGLWLEWKRRTDPDHYLDPIKRSEAYYRSGLQMVKDGLIELDHFWGTINCDGLSPKGEICGVTTTSGLAWKIPGRVGDSPILGAGLYVDGEVGAAGSTGRGEANLYNLCSFLIVEEMRRGLAPKDAGMVALKRIKANTIEKRLLTRSGNPNFAINFYILNAKGEFAGVSMYPSKYAVCTEAGPQTADTEPLIPTPLVPEL from the coding sequence ATGATCCGGAAAGTCAATCGTCGTGAATTCGTGCTGTCGGGAGCCGCGGCGGTCGCGGCAGTTGCCACCGTGACGCCGGATGTCGTGATGGGGCAGGCCCCGACGATGATCGTGAAGAAGACCGTCAAGCCGGTGGTCGTCTCGTCGGCCAACGGGAATCGCTTCAAGAATGGCGGGGACGTGACCGGCGTCGAGAAGGCGTTCAAGCTGATCACCGGCGGATCGGACGTGCTGGACGCCCTCATCGCGGGTGTCAACCTCTGCGAACTCGATCCGACCGACACCAGCGTGGGATACGGCGGCCTGCCGAACGCGAATGGCATCGTCCAGCTGGACTCGTCGGTGATGCACGGCCCGAAAGAGCGCGCCGGCGCGGTCGCCTGCATCGAGGGCGTGCGAACGCCATCGCTGGTGGCCAAGGCTGTCGCCGAAATGACCGACCATCACTTGATCGCCGGCAAGGGCGCACAGGATTTTGCGCGGTCGCTGGGGTTCACCATCGAGGACGACCTGAACACCGAGAAGTCACGCGGCCTGTGGCTGGAATGGAAACGACGGACTGATCCGGACCACTATCTCGACCCGATCAAGCGGTCGGAGGCGTACTACCGGAGCGGGCTCCAGATGGTGAAGGACGGGCTGATCGAACTGGACCATTTCTGGGGCACCATCAACTGCGACGGCTTGAGCCCGAAGGGTGAGATCTGCGGCGTGACGACCACGAGCGGACTGGCGTGGAAGATCCCCGGCCGCGTGGGCGACTCGCCGATCCTCGGCGCGGGGTTGTACGTCGATGGCGAGGTCGGGGCGGCCGGATCAACCGGACGCGGCGAGGCCAACCTCTATAACCTGTGCTCGTTCCTGATCGTCGAGGAAATGCGCCGGGGTCTCGCGCCCAAGGACGCGGGGATGGTCGCGCTCAAGCGCATCAAGGCGAACACGATAGAGAAGCGATTGCTGACCAGGAGCGGCAACCCGAACTTCGCGATCAACTTCTACATTCTGAATGCGAAAGGCGAATTCGCGGGCGTCTCCATGTACCCCTCGAAGTACGCCGTGTGCACGGAAGCCGGCCCGCAGACCGCCGACACCGAACCGCTCATCCCCACCCCATTGGTGCCGGAACTGTAG
- a CDS encoding methionine aminotransferase encodes MDVNVPVDSRLPDVGVSIFAVMTRLANEHGAINLSQGFPDFDCDPELIATVHRYMLAGHNQYAPMPGVLALREALAAKIERACGARYDPVSEITITSGATEALFDVVSACVRPGDEVVLFEPCYDAYVPVVRLNGGTPRFVTLRPPDYRIDWSEVRRAVSPRTRLLIINSPHNPTGAVIDADDLRQLAEVVDGTPVIVLSDEVYEHIIFDGRVHESIASHPALRGRSCVVSSFGKSYHTTGWKVGYVAAPQALAAEIQRVHQFVTFATNTPIQLAYADFTRRRTTYDDLATFYQAKRDRFLHLLEGSRFLPVPCHGTYFQILDYSAISDEPDHAFATRLLKEHGVASIPTSAFLYTSDAPRVLRFCFAKKDETLAGAAERLLKV; translated from the coding sequence ATGGACGTGAATGTCCCGGTCGATTCCAGACTGCCCGATGTCGGCGTCAGCATCTTTGCGGTGATGACGCGCCTGGCCAACGAGCACGGGGCCATCAATCTGTCACAGGGCTTCCCCGACTTCGATTGCGACCCCGAGCTGATTGCGACGGTGCACCGGTACATGCTGGCCGGCCACAACCAGTATGCCCCGATGCCCGGGGTGCTGGCGCTGCGCGAGGCGCTCGCCGCCAAGATCGAGCGCGCCTGCGGGGCACGCTACGACCCGGTTTCCGAAATCACGATCACGTCCGGCGCCACCGAAGCGCTGTTTGACGTCGTGTCCGCGTGTGTGAGGCCCGGCGACGAGGTGGTACTGTTCGAACCGTGCTACGACGCGTACGTGCCCGTGGTCCGCTTGAACGGCGGCACACCCCGCTTCGTCACGCTTCGCCCGCCGGACTATCGGATCGACTGGTCGGAGGTGCGCCGCGCCGTGTCGCCACGCACCCGTCTGCTCATCATCAACTCGCCTCACAACCCGACCGGCGCAGTCATCGACGCCGACGATCTTCGCCAGTTGGCTGAGGTCGTGGACGGGACACCCGTCATCGTGCTGAGCGACGAGGTGTACGAGCACATCATCTTCGACGGCCGCGTCCACGAGAGCATCGCCAGCCATCCGGCTCTCCGAGGGCGGAGCTGCGTCGTGAGCTCGTTCGGCAAGAGTTACCACACGACCGGCTGGAAGGTGGGGTACGTGGCGGCACCCCAGGCGCTCGCCGCCGAGATCCAGCGCGTCCATCAGTTCGTCACGTTCGCCACCAACACGCCTATCCAGCTGGCCTACGCCGACTTTACGCGCAGGCGCACGACGTACGACGATCTGGCGACGTTCTATCAGGCCAAGCGGGACCGGTTCCTTCATCTGCTCGAAGGCTCGCGATTCCTGCCCGTGCCGTGCCATGGCACGTACTTCCAGATTCTCGACTACTCGGCGATCAGTGACGAGCCGGACCACGCGTTCGCCACGAGGCTGCTGAAGGAACACGGCGTCGCCTCGATTCCGACGTCCGCATTTCTGTACACGAGTGACGCGCCGCGCGTACTCAGATTCTGTTTTGCCAAAAAGGACGAGACGCTGGCCGGCGCGGCGGAACGCCTGTTGAAGGTCTGA
- a CDS encoding MBL fold metallo-hydrolase: MSTLEARFLGTGDAFGSGGRLHTSTLLRTADQSVLVDCGPSALALLRGQQLDPGLVDTIVLTHLHGDHFGGVPYFLMDAHFASGRTRDLCIAGPPGLEGQIKLAYDVLFPGTGPMSFRFGLRFVEWEAGSRHDLGVCQVTPSLVRHSPSMQCFGLRIEFAGRVLAFSGDTEWADTLPGVSRDADLFLCECFGYDWAPPGHLTYQTLQAHRAELTCRRLLLTHMGEDMLRRADGLDDETAHDGLVVTFG, translated from the coding sequence ATGAGTACGCTTGAAGCACGATTTCTCGGCACCGGTGACGCGTTCGGCAGCGGCGGTCGCCTTCACACGTCGACACTGTTGAGGACGGCTGATCAGAGCGTCCTCGTCGATTGCGGCCCGTCGGCACTCGCTCTGTTGCGCGGCCAGCAACTCGATCCCGGACTCGTGGACACCATCGTGTTGACCCATCTGCACGGCGATCACTTCGGCGGCGTGCCGTACTTCCTTATGGATGCGCACTTCGCGTCGGGGCGGACGCGCGATCTCTGCATCGCGGGACCGCCTGGCCTGGAAGGGCAGATCAAACTCGCGTACGACGTGCTGTTTCCCGGCACCGGGCCGATGTCGTTCCGGTTCGGCCTGCGCTTCGTCGAATGGGAGGCCGGAAGCCGCCACGACCTCGGCGTGTGCCAGGTCACGCCCTCTCTGGTGCGCCACTCGCCCAGCATGCAGTGCTTCGGGCTGCGGATCGAGTTCGCCGGCCGCGTACTGGCGTTCTCAGGCGACACAGAGTGGGCCGACACACTCCCGGGTGTCTCCCGCGACGCCGATCTGTTCCTGTGCGAGTGCTTCGGCTACGACTGGGCGCCGCCGGGCCATCTGACCTACCAGACGCTCCAGGCGCACCGGGCCGAACTCACGTGTCGCCGACTGTTGCTCACGCACATGGGCGAGGACATGTTGCGCCGCGCCGATGGGCTCGACGACGAAACAGCCCACGACGGGCTGGTGGTGACCTTCGGCTAG